Part of the Deinococcus fonticola genome is shown below.
ACCCCGGCGCCATGCGTACCCGCGCCCGCAAGGACGGGGATTCCTACGTGCTGAACGGGAATAAAATGTGGATCACCAACAGCCCGGTGGCGGACGTGGCGGTGGTATGGGCCAAGGACGATGACGGCGTGATTCGCGGTTTTATCGTTCCCACCGATACGCCGGGGTTCAGCGCCCCGAAAATTCACCGCAAGATGAGCCTGCGGGCCAGCGTGACCGGGGAGATCGTGCTGGAAGACTGCCGCATTCCGGCGCAGAACCTGCTGCCGAAAAGTAATGGGCTGAAAAGCCCGCTGTCGTGCCTGACTTCGGCCCGCTTCGGGATTGCCTGGGGGGCGATCGGGGCGTTGGAAGCGGTCTTGCGCTCAAGCATCGATTACACGACCGACCGCACGACCTTCGGGAAACCCATCGCGGCGCGGCAGCTCATTCAGGACAAACTGGTGCGCATGGCGACCGACCACACCACGGGCCTGCTGCTGGCGTGGCGGCTGGGGCAACTCAAGGACGCCGGTAAGATGAACTTCGCACAGGTCAGCTACGCCAAACGCAACAACGTCCGCGTGGCCCTCAGCGGGGCGCGGCTGGCCCGCGAGATGCACGGCGGAAACGGAATTACCACCGAGTACCCCGTGATCCGCCACATGTTGAACCTGGAAACGGTGGACACCTACGAGGGAACGCACGACATCCACACCCTCATCATCGGGCGGCACCTGACCGGGCAGGGCGCCCTGGAGTAAGGGCACTGGCGTGGCGGGCGCGTAGTTCCCGGAATTCCCGGATGAGGTTGGGTTCGTTGGTCTGAAAGCCCTGCACGCCGCGCAACGCTGCGGGGCCAAGTTCAGTGGGGCCGAGTTCAGCTGGCGCGACGGTCAGGGCGGCCACAGCCCACTCGAACCTGGCCCGTCCGTCATCCGAGTGCTCCAGCCGGGGCAGGTGGCCCAGCAGCCGCTCGATGGCGGCGCCGGTTTCTCCCAGCAGGTGATAGATGCGGGCCATTTTCGCACTGGCCATCAGGGTCAGGCTTTCACTGAACAGGTGCTGGCCGCGCTGGTAAGTTTCCAGGGCGCGTTCCAGCTTGCCCTGGTGCACCTGCGCCACCGCCAGGGAATTGTAAATATATGGGGTCATGCTGAATTCCCCCAGATCCAGGGCCTCACGCGCCAGTTCCTGCGCCTGCGGCGCGAAGCCGGTGGTGTTCAGGTGCCACAGGTAGAAGGTGGTGGCGCCGCACTGCTGGTATCTGGCCGGGTGTCGCCGGGCAGCGTTCAGGGCCAGTTCGTGCCACAGGCGAGCCGTGTGAAAGTCCTGGCGGGTGTCGTACGAACTGGCGATGGTGGCCAGCCACAGTGCCGGGGACTGCCCCCTGGACTGGTGGGCCAGGCCCAGCAGAGCCAGCCGCTCGGCCTGCTCAGCCTGACCGTCCAGGTCAGCCAGGTATGCGGCGGTGTAACACACGTCGGCTAGAGGGGCCGGGGCGCACTCCATGGCCCGCCGGTTGAGCTGTTTGGCCTGCTGATACTCGTCCTGTTCCAGGGCCACGTGAGTCAGCACATCCAGTGCCAG
Proteins encoded:
- a CDS encoding acyl-CoA dehydrogenase family protein, whose product is MFDEFKVNDLLQPDERLVRESIRSYCDEELMPQIADWWDSGDFPVKDVMKQFGSMGLLGPTIAEEYGGAGASYSAYGAMMYELERVDSGLRSAASVQGSLVMFPIHEFGSEEQKKKWLPGLAAGELIGCFGLTEPDGGSDPGAMRTRARKDGDSYVLNGNKMWITNSPVADVAVVWAKDDDGVIRGFIVPTDTPGFSAPKIHRKMSLRASVTGEIVLEDCRIPAQNLLPKSNGLKSPLSCLTSARFGIAWGAIGALEAVLRSSIDYTTDRTTFGKPIAARQLIQDKLVRMATDHTTGLLLAWRLGQLKDAGKMNFAQVSYAKRNNVRVALSGARLAREMHGGNGITTEYPVIRHMLNLETVDTYEGTHDIHTLIIGRHLTGQGALE